The sequence CCCACTTTGTGGTGAGAGAAGACGCCCAACTGCTGTATGGCTTTGCCTCTCGCTCGGAGCGGGCTCTGTTCCGCGAGCTGATAAAGACCAACGGCATCGGTCCCAAGATGGCCCTGGCGATCCTCTCCGGCATGTCCGCCGAGCAGTTCGTGGCCGCAGTGCAGCGGGAAGACATCACCGGCATCACCAAGGTCCCCGGCGTGGGTAAGAAGACCGCCGAGCGCCTGGTGGTGGAGATGCGTGATCGCATGAAAGGGTTTGCCGCCAGCCTGGCCACCCCCAATGCGGATGCCTTCGCCCTGGACAACCAGATTGAGAACACCTTCATCACCGCGCCGGATGCGGCGGAGGACGCCATCGCGGCTCTGGAAGCCCTGGGATACAAGGCGACCGTGGCCAAGAAGGCGGTGGAGAAGGTGCGCTCACCGGGCGCCAGCTCTGAGCAGCTGATCAAAGACGCCCTCAAGGCGATGATGTAGGAGTAACGGATGATTGAAGCGGATCGCCTGATAGCCCCTCAGGAGCAGTCCAGTGAGGAGTCGGTCATCGACCGGGCCATGCGCCCCAAGAAGCTGACCGACTACACCGGTCAGAAAGAGGCGTGCAGCCAGCTGGAGATCTTCATTGCGGCCGCCCGTAACCGGGGGGAGGCACTGGATCACACCCTGATCTTCGGCCCTCCCGGTCTGGGGAAGACCACCCTGGCCAACATCATCGCCAACGAGATGGATGCGGACATCAAATCCACCTCTGGGCCTGTGCTGGAGAAAGCCGGCGATCTGGCGGCGATGCTCACCAATCTGGAAGCCAACGATGTGCTGTTCATCGATGAGATCCATCGCCTGAGCCCTGCGGTGGAGGAGATCCTCTACTCTGCCATGGAGGACTACCAGCTGGACATCATGATTGGTGAAGGTCCGGCGGCCCGCTCCATCAAGCTGGATCTGCCTCCCTTTACCCTGATTGGCGCCACCACCCGGGCCGGGGCATTGACCTCGCCGCTGCGGGCCCGATTCGGCATTCCGCTGCGCCTGGAGTTCTACAACACCGCGGATCTCACCAGCATCGTCAGCCGCAGTGCCCAGGTGCTGAATCTGGAGATCGATGGTGAAGGGGCGGTCGAAGTGGCGCGCCGAAGCCGCGGTACCCCACGTATCGCCAACCGCCTGCTGCGCCGGGTGCGTGACTTTGCCGAGGTGAAGTTTGATGGTCGCATCGACAAGAGCGTGGCCGGAGAAGCCCTGGGGGTGCTGGATGTGGACAGTGAAGGCTTCGATTTCCTCGACCGCAAACTGCTGCTGACCATCATCGAGAAGTTCGGTGGTGGCCCCGTGGGCCTGGACAACCTGGCTGCCGCAATCGGCGAGGAGAAGGAGACCATCGAGGATGTGATTGAGCCCTTCCTGATTCAGCAGGGCTACATTCAGCGCACCCACCGGGGCCGGGTGGCC is a genomic window of Ferrimonas sp. YFM containing:
- the ruvA gene encoding Holliday junction branch migration protein RuvA, whose translation is MIGRLQGTLIEKQAPEVLIDCGGVGYEVQLPMTSFYQLPDVGQPCTLVTHFVVREDAQLLYGFASRSERALFRELIKTNGIGPKMALAILSGMSAEQFVAAVQREDITGITKVPGVGKKTAERLVVEMRDRMKGFAASLATPNADAFALDNQIENTFITAPDAAEDAIAALEALGYKATVAKKAVEKVRSPGASSEQLIKDALKAMM
- the ruvB gene encoding Holliday junction branch migration DNA helicase RuvB, which translates into the protein MIEADRLIAPQEQSSEESVIDRAMRPKKLTDYTGQKEACSQLEIFIAAARNRGEALDHTLIFGPPGLGKTTLANIIANEMDADIKSTSGPVLEKAGDLAAMLTNLEANDVLFIDEIHRLSPAVEEILYSAMEDYQLDIMIGEGPAARSIKLDLPPFTLIGATTRAGALTSPLRARFGIPLRLEFYNTADLTSIVSRSAQVLNLEIDGEGAVEVARRSRGTPRIANRLLRRVRDFAEVKFDGRIDKSVAGEALGVLDVDSEGFDFLDRKLLLTIIEKFGGGPVGLDNLAAAIGEEKETIEDVIEPFLIQQGYIQRTHRGRVATDKTFLHFGLAKEG